A region from the Vicia villosa cultivar HV-30 ecotype Madison, WI linkage group LG3, Vvil1.0, whole genome shotgun sequence genome encodes:
- the LOC131656904 gene encoding uncharacterized protein LOC131656904 yields the protein MCVDYRDLNKASPKDDFPLPHIDMLVDNTAKFNVFSFMDGFSGYNQIKMAPEDMEKTSFITPWGTFCYKVMPFGLKNAGATYQRAMTTLFHDMMHKEIEVYVDDMIAKSSTEEEHIEYLLKLFQRLRKYQLRLNPNKCTFGVRSGKLLGFIVSQRGIEVDPDNVRAIQEMPAPKTEKQVRGFLGRLNYISRFISQMTATCGPIFKLLRKDQGVVWTEDCQKAFDSIKEYLLEPPILIPPVEGRPLIMYLTVLEESMGCMLGQQDETGKKEHAIYYLSKKFTDCESRYSMLEKTCCALAWASKRLRQYMINNTTWLISKMDPIKYVFEKPALTGRIARWQMLLSEYDIEYRAQKAVKGSILADHLAHQPINEYQSLKFDFPDEDVLYLKMKDCDEPLPEEGPEPGSRWGLIFDGAVNAFGNGIGAIIITPKGTHIPFSARLLFDCTNNIAEYEACIMGLEEAIDLRIKILDIYGDSALVINQIKDKWETYHPGLIPYRDYARRLLTFFNKVELHHIPRDQNRMADALATLSSMFKVNHWNDMPTVRITRLERPAYVFATEAVIDDKPWFHDIKRFLQTQEYPLGASNKDKKTLRRLSGSFFLNGDVLYKRNFDMVLLRCVDRHEADMLMHEVHEGSFGTHSNGHAMSKKILRAGYYWLTMESDCYKHVKRCHKCQIYADKIHVPPTLLNVLSSPWPFSMWGIDMIGMIEPKASNGHRFILVAIDYFTKWVEAASYANVTRQVVVRFIKNNIICRYGIPSKIITDNGSNLNNKMMKELCEEFKIEHHNSSPYRPKMNGAVEAANKNIKKIVQKMVVTYKDWHEMLPFALHGYRTSVRTSTGATPFSLVYGMEAVLPVEVEIPSMRVLMETKLSEAEWCQSRYDQLNLIEEKRMTALCHGQLYQARMKQAFNKKVRPREFQEGDLVLKKILSFQPDSRGKWSPNYEGPYVVKRTFSGGAMILTTMDGDELPHPVNADAVKKYFV from the coding sequence atgtgtgttgactaccgtgacttgaacaaggccagtccaaaagatgactttccgttaccacatattgacatgctggttgataacaccgctaagttcaacgtcttttccttcatggacgggttctccggttataatcagatcaagatggctcctgaagacatggagaagacatctttcatcaccccatggggtaccttttgctacaaagtgatgccgtttggattaaagaatgcaggcgcaacttaccaaagggcaatgactactctctttcatgacatgatgcataaagaaattgaagtttatgtggacgacatgatagccaaatccagcacagaagaagaacatattgaataccttttgaagttgtttcaacgacttaggaaatatcagcttcgcttgaatcctaacaaatgtacttttggggttagatctggaaaactcttgggtttcattgtcagccaaagaggtattgaagtagatcccgacaatgtcagagctattcaagagatgcctgcaccaaaaactgaaaaacaagtaagaggatttctcggacgattgaactatatctccagatttatctctcaaatgactgctacttgtgggccaattttcaagcttctccgcaaagatcaaggggttgtatggactgaagattgccagaaagcgtttgacagtatcaaagagtacctgttagaaccaccaatattgattcctccagttgaagggagaccattaatcatgtaccttaccgtgttggaagaatccatgggttgtatgcttggacagcaagatgaaaccggtaagaaggagcatgccatctattacctgagtaagaaattcacagattgtgagtctcgttactccatgctcgaaaaaacatgttgtgctttggcttgggcttcaaaacgtctccgccaatacatgatcaacaatactacttggttaatctccaaaatggatccgatcaagtatgtctttgaaaagcctgccttaacaggaaggattgcccggtggcaaatgctgttatccgaatatgacattgaataccgtgctcaaaaagcggtcaaaggaagcattctcgccgatcatttggcgcatcaaccaattaatgaatatcagtctctcaagtttgactttcctgatgaagatgtcttgtacctgaagatgaaagattgtgacgaaccgttaccagaagaaggtcctgagcctggatcaagatggggcctaattttcgatggagcagtaaacgcttttggcaatggaattggggcaatcatcatcactcccaagggtactcatatcccgttctccgccaggctactgtttgattgtaccaacaacatcgcagaatatgaagcttgtatcatgggtctcgaagaagccattgacttaaggatcaagatcctagacatatatggagattcagcccttgtgatcaaccaaatcaaagacaagtgggaaacttaccaccctggcttgattccttacagagattatgcaagacgtctgttgactttcttcaacaaggttgaattgcatcatatacctcgagatcagaatcgaatggcagacgccttggctactctgtcttccatgttcaaagtcaatcactggaatgatatgcctacagtcagaatcacgcgccttgaaaggcccgcctatgtgtttgctactgaagcagtcatcgatgataaaccgtggttccacgacatcaaacgcttccttcaaactcaagagtacccgcttggggcatcaaacaaagataagaaaactctaaggagactttctggcagtttcttcctgaatggagatgtgctatacaaaagaaacttcgacatggttttgctcagatgcgtggatagacacgaagcagacatgttaatgcatgaagtgcatgaagggtcctttggaactcattcaaatgggcatgcaatgtccaaaaagatcttaagagcaggatactattggttgacaatggaatcagactgttacaaacacgtgaagagatgtcacaagtgccagatctacgcagataagatccatgtaccgccgactctactcaacgttctctcatctccatggcctttctccatgtggggtattgacatgattggaatgatcgagccgaaagcttcaaacggtcatcgtttcatcttggtagcaattgattacttcaccaaatgggtcgaagcagcatcttatgccaacgttacaagacaagtggttgtgaggtttatcaagaataacatcatttgccgatatggtattcccagcaagatcattaccgacaatggttcaaacttgaacaataagatgatgaaagaattatgtgaggaattcaagattgagcatcataactcttctccttacagaccaaaaatgaacggcgccgtcgaagccgccaacaagaacatcaaaaagattgtccaaaaaatggtcgtcacttacaaagactggcatgaaatgctgccatttgctttacatgggtaccgtacttcagtgcgtacttcaacaggggcaactcccttttctctagtatacggcatggaagctgtgctccccgtagaagttgaaatcccatcaatgagagtcctcatggagactaagttatcagaggctgaatggtgtcaaagcagatacgatcagttgaacttaatcgaagaaaaacgtatgactgctctatgccatggacagttataccaagcaaggatgaaacaagctttcaacaaaaaggttcgacctcgtgaatttcaagaaggcgacctcgtgcttaaaaagatcttgtcttttcaaccagattctaggggcaagtggtctcctaattacgaaggcccgtatgttgtcaaaagaacattttctggcggcgccatgattcttacaaccatggatggtgatgaactcccacatcctgtgaatgctgatgcagtcaagaaatactttgtctaa